Genomic segment of Danio aesculapii chromosome 25, fDanAes4.1, whole genome shotgun sequence:
GTCTGTTTCAGGTCCTCGAGGGTGGACTGGGCCTTCTCTTTCAGCTGGTCCATGTCCACGTTCTGGATGTTGGTGATCTGGCCGAGGACGGACTGCTTGTGTTCTTCCTCCTGGTTGTCTTCAGCGATCATCTTGGCCAATTCAGTGGGCAGCTCCACATCATCGGCCGCAGCCTGGATTTGAGTATCGTCCAATTCACTCTGGTAAtgaaaaagttattaaatgttaGAAATAAAAGAAGTGATTAGAATGGCTCATACAGTGTGTTTTATAAATGTGAGGTTTACTTTTGGAAGTCGATATTTTTCTCTGAAGTGGCTCCTGACTGTGGCTCGCTCTGCCTTCTTCTGGGCAAAGTTGGTATCTCTCTCCAACCTAGAGGAAGAAGATTTTTGTCAttgataataatatatgtatatatgaatttAGACACATTATAGCatgtattcttttaaaaaatatttatagaaattaggcctgtcacaataatcaatatatcgcacaacacatggacatgaccttaatcatttttggtgatgcaatatatatcgcccatataGATAAAAATCAATTCTagtaacattttagctgattgtgcaacatctctatctctattggggcaggcagtgtcagtatggttaaaaaacactatagtatttactataaaatactatagtatatttaCATGTGGGTGCCTAACAgttgaaaatagatctggtagcagatatcacagcctctgtaaCTTATTACTTTTCACTTTTTGTTAAcagttattgttatttatttgtttaggatatgcgttttcacattctgataacaatgcctaattattaaatgttaaaatgactaaaattaaatgatatattcttaagaaaaaatattatgtgttATTTGGAAAactgtacttgcattgtgattatattatattgtcattatataatgagtggcatagaatggtcttaaaatgacaataatataatttatcgcaatatattttggtgcaatagattgtataacaaaaaatagatattgtgacaggcctaataacAATACGGACTAATGCAAAAGCTTTTTTGAGTGGGTCAATTTGATTTGACAAACACAAATTAAAAGTGTGTGATTGCTCATAGTAGTGGGAACAATAGAAGATGGCTTGACAAATTtagaaatatcttttttttaatgaagcatATTTTCGTACAgtactaaaatatataaagaataaatatatagagatatataaaatgtaaggacaaataaaaatgaacttaTTAACATATCCAAATTGTacttgaatataaaataaataatttaattgttttacatttaaatttgtacatttctaaacatataaactatatatatatatttttaaattaaagtcagttgaagtcagaattattagaccccctgaattattagccccctgtttatttttttccgaaaattctgtttaaaggagagaagattttttcaacacatttctaaacataatagttttaataactcatttctaataa
This window contains:
- the cplx3a gene encoding complexin-3a produces the protein MAFMLKHMIGGQLKDLTGGLEEKPEGEKTEAAAKGMTQEEFEQYQQQLAEEKLERDTNFAQKKAERATVRSHFREKYRLPKSELDDTQIQAAADDVELPTELAKMIAEDNQEEEHKQSVLGQITNIQNVDMDQLKEKAQSTLEDLKQTAEKCDVM